The genomic interval GGCCTTCGTCAATCGGGGCGCCCAACAGAATGCAATGGGTCATTGCGGCTCCTTCTCTGGATTTCGCCCACCATAAGAACACCCCGCCGGTGAAGTCCACAGGCGAGGTGCGTTCCGCGTTTTCCGGATCAGAATTCGGCGGTCAGCCCGACCCAGAAGCTGCGCCCTTCCAGTACGGTATTCGCATCCGCCGCGATCAATTCCTTGTCGAACAGGTTATAGATCGCCGCATTCAGCGTCGCATAGTCGCTGACCCGGTAATTCGCGCCGATATCGACCGTGGTATAGGCGTCATATTCATAGGCCAGCACATTGCCATCGCTGTCCCATGCCGTGGGCGTGCCATTGGTGCCTGTCCGCGCACCGGCGTTGACTTCCTTGCCGTGATAATTCAGCGCCGCCCAGCTATCCAGCCCATCCACGGGCGTGATCCATTCGCCGCGCAGGTTCAGCATATGCTTGGGCGTACGCTCCAAGGGCAGGCCGCGATAATCGCCGGTCAGCTGCTCGGAATCGGTATAGGTGTAGTTCGCCCGCACCAGCACGTCGTCGGTGATGTCCCAACGTCCGGTCAGCTCGACGCCCTGCAACCGGGCCTTGCCGACGTTGTAAAACTCCCACCGGTTATAGGTGTTGCCATCGACGACGATCGGAGTGTCGGTATTGCGGCTTTCGATCTTGTTTTCGAACCTGGTGCGGAACAGCGTGCCGCCCAGCTCGAAATTGCCGCCATGATACAGGGCGGCCAATTCGATATTGGTGCTTTCTTCCGGGTTCAGATCCGGGTTCGACACGATGACCCCCGCCCCGCGCTGCGTTGTGTAGTAATAGCCGGGAACCACGGAACGCAGATCCGGCGCGCGGTAGCCGGTGGAGATGCCGCCCTTGATGGTCAGGGCCTGGGTCGCGTTCCAGACGGCATAGATCCGGGGGGTGACATGGCTTCCGAACTCTTCGTGATCGTTATAGCGAAGGCCCAGCGTCAGCGCGAAATCGTCGCGGATCTGCCATTCATCCTCGGCAAAGACAGCCCATTGCGCCGCGGAATAGCGATAGGTCTGGCCATCCTGCAGTCCCGGGTTCTGATCGAACAGCCGCGCGTCGAAATACTGCCCGCCATAGGTCAGGCGGTGTTCCCCGTTCCAGTTGACCGGGGTGTTGAATTTGGCGTCGAAAACGCGGTTCTCGATCTTTGGTGCGCGGTCGGAATAGATGAAGCCGCCGGTGCCGTCGCCGGATCCGCGCATGCGCCGACCGGTTTCGCGGGAATAAGACAGATCCGCCGTGGTTGCGCCCCAATTCCCCGAATAGGACAGGACCGCCTGACGCCGTTTGTTTTCCTGGAACGTGTCGGTATAGGGATTGCCGTTGAAATCGTCGATATCCTCGATCGTCTTGCCGATGCGGCCCGTATCCTCCAGATGGGTGATGCTGCCTTCCAGATAGATCTTGTGATCGGGGTTGATCGCATAGCTCAGCCGCGCGCCGACATCCTGCAGGTCGCGCCCCTGCAGCCCGCCAATGACCTCGGCCTCGGAGCGGTCCAGATTGCGTCCCCAAAGCTGCAGGCCGATGGTGTCGCGGATCAGCGGCCCGCTGAGATAGAAGCTCTGCTGCCGGGTCGAGCTGTATTTGTCATCCTGCGGCACGGTGAATTCGGCCGTGACAGATCCGCTCCAGACATCCGCCACCGGCTTGGTGATGATATTGACGACGCCGCCCATCGCGTCAGAGCCGTAAAGCGACGACATCGGGCCGCGCACGACCTCGATCCGTTCGATGGCCGAGACGGGCGGGATGAAGCTTTGTTCAAAGCCGGCGCTGCCATTGACCCGCGATTCCCGCGTGCCCTGACGCTTACCATCCACCAGGATCAGCGTGTACTGCCCCGACAGGCCGCGGATGTAGATGTCTTCGCTGTTGCTCTGGCCGGTGGTCACGACACCCTGCACCTGCTCCAGCGCGTCCGACAGGCTGGTCACGCTGCCCTTGGCCAGCTCTTCGCCGCTGATCACGCTGACACTGGCGGGGGCGTCCTCGACCAACTGTTCGAACCCGCTGGCCGTAATCGTGATCTCATCCAGCAGATAAGGGTCATCCGCCGCTTGCGCCAGCGCGATGGTCGGCGTGGTCAGCGCGGTCACGGTAAGCAGCGTCGCCCGCAGCCGAAGCGGATGGCGGGACATGTAAAAGCGGGCCGGATGTCTTGTCGGCATGAGGATTTCCCTTTGGCAGAGTGCTGAAATTTCTGCCTGGGACAGCGGACAAGAGGAGGGATCGCATACCTGGGTAATTCAGTCGGGATTACCTCGGCTTTGCACAGGCTGCAAGTCGCAAACCGGTCAAATCCGGGTGTCAGCGGTCTGAAATTGCGCAGTATTCTGATGATCTTGCCCGCGCCCCTGCCTGCTGGCCGGGCGGGGTGCGGCGGAATTAGCTGCGCGATCCCTGAAAGCGTTGCGCCCATTCCTCGCGCTGTTCATCGCTGATCTTGGCGAAGAGGACATCTGGCACGGCAAAGCCGTGACCAACCGGCAGAAGGCTGAGCGCCGCGGCCACATCCTCGGGCCAGTCGCGGTTTTCGGTCTGCATTGCCGCCAGCATCTTATCCGCCGCGAAGGGAATGAAGGGCGCCGAGAGGACGGCGTAAAGCCGGATCAGGTTCAGGCCCAGACGAACCTGCATCGCGGCCCGTTCGGGGTCAGTTTTGAAGGTGGACCAGGGCGCAGCGCTTTGCAGATATTCGTTGCCCTGCACCCAGATGGCGCGCAGTTCGGCGGCGGCCTTGCGCACCTCCATCGCCTGCATGAAGCCCTCATAGGCGCGAATGCGGGTCGTCAGCGCCTGGATCAACGCAGTCTCTTCGGGGCCATGCTCGCCGCCTTCGGGAACGATCTCGCCGAATTTCGAGCGGCAGAATTTGGTGATGCGGCTGACGAAATTGCCCAGAACATCGGCCAGATCCTTGTTCACCGATTGCTGGAAATTCTCCCATGTAAATTCGCTGTCGCCGGATTCGGGTGCGTGGCTGAGCAGCCACCAGCGCCAGTAATCGGCGGGCAGGATCTCCAGCGCGTCATCCATGAACACGCCACGCCCCTGGCTGGTGCTGAACTGACCGCCATCATAGGTCAGATAGTTGAAGGATTTGATGTAATCGACCAGCTTCCACGGCTCGCCCGAGCCGATGATCGTCGCGGGAAAGCCCAGCGTGTGGAAGGGAACGTTATCCTTGCCCATGAACTGGGTATAGGTCACATCCTCGGCCCCCTCATCCTTGCGCCACCAGCGGCGCCACTCGGCATCGGGCTTTCCATGCGCATCGGACCATTCGGCGGTTGCGCCGATATATTCGATGGGGGCGTCGAACCAGACGTAAAAGACCTTGCCCTGCATGCCCGGCCATTCCTGATCACCGCGCTTCACCGGAATGCCCCAATGCAGATCGCGGGTGATGCCGCGATCTTGCAGCCCGTCACCGTCATTCAGCCATTTGCGCGCAATCGAGGTGGTCAGAATCGGCCAGTCGGTCTTGCTGTCGATCCAGTCGCTGATTTCGCCCTTCAGCGCCGATTGGCGCAGATAAAGATGCTTGGTCTCGCGCACTTCCAGATTGGTACTGCCGCTGATGGCGCTGCGCGGGTCGATCAGATCGGTCGGATCCAACTGCTTGGTGCAGTTCTCGCATTGATCGCCGCGCGCCTTTTCATAGCCGCAATTCGGGCAGGTGCCCTCGATATATCGGTCGGGCAGGAAGCGGCCATCATCGATGGAATAGACCTGCTTTTCGCTGACTTCGCGGATGAAGTCATGATCGGCCAGCTTGCCCGCGAAATGCTGGGTCAGCGCGTGGTTGCGCTGACTGGAAGAGCGGCCGTAATGGTCAAAGGACAGCCCGAACCCGCGTGCCAGTTCGCTTTGCTCGCCATGCATCCGGGCGCAATATTCCGCGACAGGTTCGCCGGTCTTGGCGGCGGCCAGTTCGGCCGGGGTGCCATGTTCGTCCGTGGCGCAGATGAACATCACCTCATTGCCCCGCGCCCGCAGATAGCGGGCGAAGAGATCGGCAGGCAATTGGGATCCCACGAGGTTCCCAAGATGCTTGATGCCATTGATATAGGGCAGGGCAGAGGTGATGAGGTGGCGTGCCATGATGCGTCCTTGTCAGTCGGCGTTTATCTAGCCTTGATGCACGGTGAAGAAAAGGACCAGCCGCGACAGGTCAGCTATGTTCACCCGCAAAGACCTCTTTCGCGGCGAAAAGCCCGTTCAGCGCGGCGGGAAAGCCCGCATAGACGGCCATCTGCATCAGGATCTCGGTAATCTCCTGCCGGGTCAGGCCGACATTCAGCCCCGCCTGGATATGCACTTTCAGTTGCGGCGTGGCGGTGCCCATCGCCGCCAGCGCGGCAATCGTGGCGATCTCGCGGTCGCGCAGGTTCAGCCCGTCGCGCGAATAGATATCGCCAAAGGGAAATTCCAGCAGATAGGTGGCGAAATCCGGGGCGATATCGGCCAGCGCCTCGATCACCGCCTGCCCGGCATCGCCATCGATCCGCGCCAACTGGCGCTGGCCGCGCTCATATCTCGTCTCGCTTTGCATGATCTGTCCTTTCCTGATCGTAGCTGGCAATCTTGCTGTCCAGAACGGAAAGGGTGGCCTGCAATTCCGCGATCTGCGCGATGACCAGATCGCGGCGCCTGCGCAGTATCGCGGCGCGCTGCGGCCCGGTCTGCGTCCCCTGTTGGCGCAGCCTTGCATAATGCAGCATGTCCTGTATCGGCATGCCCGCCGCTTTCATATGGCCAATGAAGGTGATCCAGACCAGCGCATCCGCCCCGTAATCGCGATGCCCCGCCGCGTCGCGAAGCGCGGGCGGCATCAGCCCGATCCGTTCGTAATAGCGGATCGTATGCGCGCTGCGCCCACTGCGCCGGGCAAGTTCGGCAATCTTCATGGCAACCTTTCCCGTCAGACGCCAGCGAGGCTAACGGTTAGAGCACGCTCTAAGTCAAGCGATCCGCTGAGGATTATCGGCCTCACATTTGGCAAATATGAAATTCTCGTGTTTCAGGGGGTTCCTGACATTCGCGTGATCAGATAAGGCGCCGAATATCGCGTTAAACATTCAGGAATTTTTATAAATGGAACCCACAACTGAACAGCATCAGATCCGCTTTACCGGTGATGCCAAGACATATTTCGGAATCTGG from Paracoccus fistulariae carries:
- a CDS encoding MerR family transcriptional regulator, giving the protein MKIAELARRSGRSAHTIRYYERIGLMPPALRDAAGHRDYGADALVWITFIGHMKAAGMPIQDMLHYARLRQQGTQTGPQRAAILRRRRDLVIAQIAELQATLSVLDSKIASYDQERTDHAKRDEI
- a CDS encoding TonB-dependent receptor domain-containing protein; translation: MPTRHPARFYMSRHPLRLRATLLTVTALTTPTIALAQAADDPYLLDEITITASGFEQLVEDAPASVSVISGEELAKGSVTSLSDALEQVQGVVTTGQSNSEDIYIRGLSGQYTLILVDGKRQGTRESRVNGSAGFEQSFIPPVSAIERIEVVRGPMSSLYGSDAMGGVVNIITKPVADVWSGSVTAEFTVPQDDKYSSTRQQSFYLSGPLIRDTIGLQLWGRNLDRSEAEVIGGLQGRDLQDVGARLSYAINPDHKIYLEGSITHLEDTGRIGKTIEDIDDFNGNPYTDTFQENKRRQAVLSYSGNWGATTADLSYSRETGRRMRGSGDGTGGFIYSDRAPKIENRVFDAKFNTPVNWNGEHRLTYGGQYFDARLFDQNPGLQDGQTYRYSAAQWAVFAEDEWQIRDDFALTLGLRYNDHEEFGSHVTPRIYAVWNATQALTIKGGISTGYRAPDLRSVVPGYYYTTQRGAGVIVSNPDLNPEESTNIELAALYHGGNFELGGTLFRTRFENKIESRNTDTPIVVDGNTYNRWEFYNVGKARLQGVELTGRWDITDDVLVRANYTYTDSEQLTGDYRGLPLERTPKHMLNLRGEWITPVDGLDSWAALNYHGKEVNAGARTGTNGTPTAWDSDGNVLAYEYDAYTTVDIGANYRVSDYATLNAAIYNLFDKELIAADANTVLEGRSFWVGLTAEF
- the metG gene encoding methionine--tRNA ligase; the protein is MARHLITSALPYINGIKHLGNLVGSQLPADLFARYLRARGNEVMFICATDEHGTPAELAAAKTGEPVAEYCARMHGEQSELARGFGLSFDHYGRSSSQRNHALTQHFAGKLADHDFIREVSEKQVYSIDDGRFLPDRYIEGTCPNCGYEKARGDQCENCTKQLDPTDLIDPRSAISGSTNLEVRETKHLYLRQSALKGEISDWIDSKTDWPILTTSIARKWLNDGDGLQDRGITRDLHWGIPVKRGDQEWPGMQGKVFYVWFDAPIEYIGATAEWSDAHGKPDAEWRRWWRKDEGAEDVTYTQFMGKDNVPFHTLGFPATIIGSGEPWKLVDYIKSFNYLTYDGGQFSTSQGRGVFMDDALEILPADYWRWWLLSHAPESGDSEFTWENFQQSVNKDLADVLGNFVSRITKFCRSKFGEIVPEGGEHGPEETALIQALTTRIRAYEGFMQAMEVRKAAAELRAIWVQGNEYLQSAAPWSTFKTDPERAAMQVRLGLNLIRLYAVLSAPFIPFAADKMLAAMQTENRDWPEDVAAALSLLPVGHGFAVPDVLFAKISDEQREEWAQRFQGSRS
- a CDS encoding carboxymuconolactone decarboxylase family protein; translated protein: MQSETRYERGQRQLARIDGDAGQAVIEALADIAPDFATYLLEFPFGDIYSRDGLNLRDREIATIAALAAMGTATPQLKVHIQAGLNVGLTRQEITEILMQMAVYAGFPAALNGLFAAKEVFAGEHS